DNA sequence from the Pseudomonas tritici genome:
ATGGCTGCCGGCAACGAGACGAACGCCGCGAACGTCGGTTGCCATGTCTCAGCGGTGACAGCCCATCCCCACAGCAAGTTGCTGAGTAGCAGGCCGAGCAACGAGCTGGTTATCAGCCAAGGCCATAATCCGGTCCCATAGGAAATGGAGAAACCTTGCCAGGCCTTCCCCTTCCGGCTGGCCCACCAGGCCAGGTAGGCACCTCCCAGCAGGCCGAGCGACGCCAGTTCATGTTTGTAGAAAGCGACCTCGCTGATATCGCCAAGTACCCAGCGCAGCCAGGCAACGGGGTGTGGAAGGCTTTGCACCATATCGGTGTAGCCAGGCCAGGGCTCGGTGAACGCTAACCACACAATGATCAGAGCGCTGGTCAGCGCAATCACAACAACAGTCCTGTCAATGTTGGGCCAGGGGGTTCGTGGTTTTTCTAAGAGGTTACCCATAGTCAACCCTCCAATCAGCGCGGCAGGGCAGGGTGTTGGGCGTAACCGAGCATTTGATCGTAGAGATCATTGCGTCGATCGCGTTGCAGGTCGTTGAGGCTGTTCCAGATCGGTGCACTGCGGGCGCTGGTGATATCAATGTCGGCGAACAAAATCTCCTGGCGATTGGCCGAAGCGACAGCGCCAATCGGCCAGCCATTGGTTCCGGCAATCAATGAGCATCCGAGGTAACGGGCGTTTCGCTCCTCGCCAATGCGGCTGGCGGCAGCGATAAACACGTTGTTGACGTGGGCGGCGGTCATCGTCAGGTATGACGCCATGCATTTGCCCGCTTCATCGAATAGCGGCGGTGGTGTCCACACCCAGTTGTTCAGGCTACAAATAATATCTGCGCCTTGTTGGCTGAGAATGCGTGGCACCTCCGGGAACCAGATGTCCCAGCAAATCAGCAAGCCAATACGGCCGATCGGCGTTTCAAATACCGGAAAGCCTGTATCGCCGGGGGTGAACCAAAGCTTTTCCAGGTTCCACAAATGCGCTTTGCGGTATTTTCCGATGTAGCCTTCGGGCCCTAACAGCACGGCCGTATTGAATAGCTGCATACCGTCTATTTCACACAGGCCTGCTACCAGATACACCTGGTGCCTGCAGGCAAACTCTATCCACGCTTGCACGCTGGTACCGTCTGGCACTCGCTCTGCGTGATCAAAAGCATCCTGGCGGCTGCTGAAGAAATACCCGCAATTGGTGAGCTCGGGCAACACGATCAGGTTGGCTCCGCCGCTCGCGGCTTCGGCCGCCAGTGCGAGGCTCTGACTCAGGTTATTGGCGCGGTTGGCCATGCCGACCTGTGGATCAAGTTGAATGACCGCTACGCGTGCAGGGCTTACTGGTTCGCTCATTGAGGTGACCTCTTATTGTTATACAACCGGAAGATGGTTGGATGTTTATAAGAGGCGACAATATGTTTAATTAAAAGTCAGACGGTTCTCGTTGCTACGTAGTCTATTTCCTTTATTGCTCGGTTTTGTATTCTGGGTAGTCCTGCATATCAAAGCCGCCGTTGAAGTTGGCGCGTGTTTTATTGCAGATGTTTATCACTGTGTCGACGGCGCCTCTGAAGCAAGGCTCAGTCCAGCCAGCATCAACGGAAAACGACTCGCCGCAGAGATAAAGTCCCGACTTATGAGAGAAGTCCCTGTTGTATTTCATTAAGGACACCGCGTGGTAGTAGGTGCCTGCGCGATAGAGCTTTGCACAACCCAGCGAGTGTTTGTCGTTCATCCAGCGTTGAACGACTGCCTGTTTACGGCCTATATACGGTGAGATTTTTTCTTTGATGTTTGTGGACTTCAAGAGGATTCGGTCTAGCTCCTTTATGCATTTATCGACCAGTTGTTCGTCGTCAAATACCGATAGCTTGGTAGCGTCGTCTTCCCACGTGTAGCTGAGCAGGATGCAGTCATAGGTATTATTATTGTGGTAGCGGTAGGTATATACATCATGTAGCCAGCTGTCCGTAATGATCGCTTGAGGTATGTTTTTGTTATCTGAAAGAAACGACTTTTTCAGTGGGGCGTAGACTTTGCAGCTGGTTTCCCAGTGGGCGGTTTTATAGGCTTCTATAATGTCGAATGGGAGTGTTTTCTGGTTGAAGTTTTCAATTGGTATTTGTGTCTCGATCAGCCAGGAGGGGAGTGTCATTACGACAGAGTCACAATCGATAAATACGTTTTCCGTTTGATCTTTTTGTGTGGCGTTCCAGCTGTAATACACGCGTATTTTTCCGTCCTTGAGTTTTTTCAGTTTTGTCACTGCACTGCGGGTCAGTAAACCGGATGGGCTCTTTAAAAGGTGTTCGTACAAAGATTCATCAGTCTCGTCGGGCTTTATGAATAGCAGCGATTCCGCCAGCGATCCAAGGCCAATATAGTGTGGTTTGTTAAATTTAAGCCCTCTGGAGTCCAGGGTCTCTTTAGCATCCAGGTACGGTGCGTCCATGGGGGTACCGTCTGCGTCAACCCGACCGTGAATCAACTGCAGATGACTGCTGAATCCAAATATCGCCGTGCGCAGAGGGTAAAGCGCGCATACGTCATAGAAGGCGCCCCAACTACCATCACCAATTCCGATGGCGTAGAAAACCGCAGATTCCTGGGCACTCATACCCAGGCCGCCAAAGTTTCCAGGATCACTGTGGTGCCACGTATCAATACTTGGCAGCTTGACCAGGTCCCGAAAGGACATACCTTCGTATTTTCTTACTATCGATGCCCACATGTCCTCCCAGCGTTCGGATCCGTAATATTCGGAGACGCACAGCGTCATACGCTCGGCAAATGTCTTCCATTTCGCGAAAACGTTACCCAGCGTTTGCCCTGGCGGGGCTGTTTTTCCATCGGCGTTTTTCCATATCAGTAGGGTGGGTTCACTGCTGTTATCTATGCTCCCTTCTCTTAGGAATATACCGGTTGAGCGGACTGCCGGGCTGCCCGGGTTTGGAAAGTCTGAATGGCGCAAATCGAATTCGTTAGCGTAATAGGCCATCAGTGAACGACCGTCTTTGGGCGGCTCATTTGTCTTGTTGAAGAACGGCATCCTCATTGCACCCATCTCGAAAGGGGGCCTGCCTGGCGTGTTGGTGTGATTGCTCCCAAGGGCGGTAAGGTGTCGGCCGCCAATACGCTTGGATTTTTCAAGTAAGGTAATGTTTGTGAACCCGCACCTGTAAAGCTCGCGCGCAGTCGTCAGGCCGGTAATGCCAGCGCCAATAACGCAGATTTTATGATCGGGTTCAGTGGCGTGGGCAATCCCGTTTACCTGTTCAACCAACGCGCGATAGTCAAAGCACAGGTCGGGTGGATTGGGGAATGTTGCCCTCCATTTGTTCTCGGTAGAGCGCTTTTCTCGATGCTGCCGCTGGGCAATGTCTGCGGGGTAGTTGAAGCCGGAACCGATGGTCATTCTGATATTCCCTATTCAGAGTAATGAACGCTTCATAGGTTGAGCGTTGGCACTGGACGCGAGAAATAGTCTGAAGGTGTTTTTGGGGGAGGGAGCGTCGTGTTTTTTTGTAAGTGCATTTCAAGCAGCAAGCGCAGAGAGAACCCTCTCCCCCTGAAAGGCGCTGCGGCGTGTCGCAACTATCAGTGTTGCGTTTGAAGCTTGCCAAACCCGTTTGATTCTGGGAAAAACGCCATCCTTTGCGTCCTAATGAGACCCCCCATGAGCCACGACGAACTCCAGATCACCGACATCCGCCTCGGCACCGGCAAAGCCGTGGTCAAGGGCGCGTTGATTAACACCCAATACACCGGCACCCTGGAGGACGGCACGGTATTCGATTCGTCCTGGGAGCGCGGCAAGCCGTTCCAGTGTGTGATCGGCACCGGGCGGGTGATCAAGGGCTGGGACCAGGGTTTGATGGGTATGCAGGTGGGCGGTGTTCGCACCTTGTTCGTGCCGGCGCATCTGGCGTATGGCGAACGGTCGATGGGCGCGCATATCAAGCCCAACAGCAACCTGCGTTTTGAGATTGAGTTGTTGGAAGTGCTGACGCGAGATGATTGAGGGCGGATGAACATGGATGTTGATGAGCACGTGTTGCCCGCTTGCTCTGTTGCAGGTATTCGGGTGGTTGAGCTGTGCGCTAGCGACGAGGCCGATCTGCAACGGTTTTTCGAGCGAGCGCCGGATTATTTCATTGCGGTGAACGGCGAGCCGGCCACGCCGACTGAGGCGTGCGAGGAGTTGCACGGGCAACTGCCCACAGGATGGACCTGCCGCCGGATGTATTGGCTGGGTTATCGCGATGCTGACGACCGATTGGTCGCGGTGGTGAACATTGCCGCTGACTTGCTGGCGAGCGGGGTGTGGCATATCGGGCTGCTGCTGGTCGATTCGTGCCTGCATGGCACTGGCCTTGCGCAACGACTGCATGCGGACCTTGAAGTATGGGCTGCGAAGAAGGGCGCCCAATGGCTGCGGTTGACGGTGGTTATCGGCAATATCAAAGCCGAGCGTTTCTGGCCCAGGCTTGGGTATGTGCAGGTACGTACGCGGGAGGGCGTGACGATGGGACGGCAGGTGAACCGGGTGTCGATTCAGGTCAAGGCGCTGGCGGGTGGGGCGGTTGAGGATTACTTGAGGCGGGTGGCGAGGGATCGACCGGGTACGCCATAGCAACGGATGTACGCCAATCGGTGTGGGAGCTGGCTTGCCTGCGATGGCGGCCTTTCAGCATAGCCCCATTGCCTGACACTGCGCCATCGCAGGCAAGCCAGCTCCCACATTTGATCTTCAGCGTATCCGGGAAAACGGCTTTCCTGAACCCACCCTGAAGAATCTTCTCATTCCCCATCGGGAAACTTTCCTACGGTTTACTCTCCTGAAGTCGGGGCGTAAGCTTCGCGCGTTTTCATCAATAGCGGAGACCCTCAGTGGGTACTTGTTCGAGTGACAGTAGTCGGCCGGTTCTGGTAACCGGCACAGGCTTGGCAAGGTAACGCGCATTCTTCCGATGCCGTTGTCTCGCCAATAAAAGCGAGAAGCGGCATCCCGGCAGTAGCCAGTCCTGGCGCCTGCCCGAATCCCTCTCATCGACGCTGACCAGCACCTGACTCACCTCGGGATGCTACGGACGCGCCTGCCTTTACGGTGGGCGGGCCAAGCTGACTGTGCCTGTAAAATGGCGCGGGGCAGACGGCCGTACCTGCACGAGTGTTTCCTCGCGCAGGAGTAACACCATGAACTTCACGCTGCTCAAAGAGTTCTTCGCCGGCTTCCTGCGGACCCGGCATATTGCCCGGCATTTCCGCCGCCTGGCGATGCTCGAAACCGTGACCGACGCCAGTGTCAGCCGCGAAGTACCACCGACCCTGGCACAAACCCTGGTGGTCTCGGCCAACAACAGCGCCGTGCAATTGCTAGGCACGCTAGGCAGTCATTCCGAAGGTTTGAACACCCAAGAGGCCGATGCCCTGCGCGTGCAATACGGCTTCAACGAAGTCGAGCATGAGCAGCCGCTGCCCTGGTGGGTGCACCTGTGGCACTGCTACAAGAACCCGTTCAACCTCTTGCTGACCCTGTTGGCAGTCATCTCCTGGCTGACCGAAGACATGAAGGCCGCCACGGTGATTTTCTCCATGGTAGTGCTGTCGACGCTGCTGCGTTTCTGGCAGGAGGCCAAATCCAACAAGGCCGCCGATGCACTGAAGGCCATGGTGAGCAACACCGCCACGGTGCTGCGTCGCGATGAGGCCAAGCGCATCGAGTTACCGATCAAGCAGTTGGTGCCCGGCGACCTCATTGTGCTTTCGGCCGGCGACATGATCCCGGCCGACTGCCGTGTGCTCAGCGCAAAGGACCTGTTCGTCAGCCAAGCGGCGATGACCGGGGAATCGATGCCGGTGGAGAAGTTCGCCCAGCAGCAGGACGCCAACACCCGCAACCCGCTGGACCTGGAGAATATTCTGTTCATGGGCACCAACGTGGTGTCCGGCGCGGCGACGGCGGTGATCCTGACCACCGGTAACAGCACCTATTTCGGCGCGTTGGCCCAGCGTGTGACGGCCACCGACCGCGCGACCACGTCGTTCCAGCACGGCGTTAACAAAGTCAGCTGGTTGCTCATTCGGTTCATGTTC
Encoded proteins:
- a CDS encoding nitrilase family protein gives rise to the protein MSEPVSPARVAVIQLDPQVGMANRANNLSQSLALAAEAASGGANLIVLPELTNCGYFFSSRQDAFDHAERVPDGTSVQAWIEFACRHQVYLVAGLCEIDGMQLFNTAVLLGPEGYIGKYRKAHLWNLEKLWFTPGDTGFPVFETPIGRIGLLICWDIWFPEVPRILSQQGADIICSLNNWVWTPPPLFDEAGKCMASYLTMTAAHVNNVFIAAASRIGEERNARYLGCSLIAGTNGWPIGAVASANRQEILFADIDITSARSAPIWNSLNDLQRDRRNDLYDQMLGYAQHPALPR
- a CDS encoding flavin monoamine oxidase family protein, which encodes MTIGSGFNYPADIAQRQHREKRSTENKWRATFPNPPDLCFDYRALVEQVNGIAHATEPDHKICVIGAGITGLTTARELYRCGFTNITLLEKSKRIGGRHLTALGSNHTNTPGRPPFEMGAMRMPFFNKTNEPPKDGRSLMAYYANEFDLRHSDFPNPGSPAVRSTGIFLREGSIDNSSEPTLLIWKNADGKTAPPGQTLGNVFAKWKTFAERMTLCVSEYYGSERWEDMWASIVRKYEGMSFRDLVKLPSIDTWHHSDPGNFGGLGMSAQESAVFYAIGIGDGSWGAFYDVCALYPLRTAIFGFSSHLQLIHGRVDADGTPMDAPYLDAKETLDSRGLKFNKPHYIGLGSLAESLLFIKPDETDESLYEHLLKSPSGLLTRSAVTKLKKLKDGKIRVYYSWNATQKDQTENVFIDCDSVVMTLPSWLIETQIPIENFNQKTLPFDIIEAYKTAHWETSCKVYAPLKKSFLSDNKNIPQAIITDSWLHDVYTYRYHNNNTYDCILLSYTWEDDATKLSVFDDEQLVDKCIKELDRILLKSTNIKEKISPYIGRKQAVVQRWMNDKHSLGCAKLYRAGTYYHAVSLMKYNRDFSHKSGLYLCGESFSVDAGWTEPCFRGAVDTVINICNKTRANFNGGFDMQDYPEYKTEQ
- a CDS encoding FKBP-type peptidyl-prolyl cis-trans isomerase; the encoded protein is MSHDELQITDIRLGTGKAVVKGALINTQYTGTLEDGTVFDSSWERGKPFQCVIGTGRVIKGWDQGLMGMQVGGVRTLFVPAHLAYGERSMGAHIKPNSNLRFEIELLEVLTRDD
- a CDS encoding GNAT family N-acetyltransferase, with translation MDVDEHVLPACSVAGIRVVELCASDEADLQRFFERAPDYFIAVNGEPATPTEACEELHGQLPTGWTCRRMYWLGYRDADDRLVAVVNIAADLLASGVWHIGLLLVDSCLHGTGLAQRLHADLEVWAAKKGAQWLRLTVVIGNIKAERFWPRLGYVQVRTREGVTMGRQVNRVSIQVKALAGGAVEDYLRRVARDRPGTP